gaagaaaaaaaaatctttagaCGTTAAGGCAAGTTGTGTCATAGTTAGATAAGAGATCTAGGGAGACTCTTAGGAAGTCGAATAGGTGCTGTaataaaacaaagtttaaCACAAGAAAAACAAGTCAGAATTAGATTTTTCatgaacaaagaaaaaaaagtgaaaaaaaagaacgaaaaaaaaatgctcgAGGTAagacgtaaaataataataaaaaaaaaaaaaaagaagtaacaCACGCGATGACGACGACACATGGGGCATAAGCCACTAAAAAGTGCCCTTAGTTTATTTTGgatcgtttaaaaaaaacgcTAGTCTTTGTGTGAGGTGACGTGGGGGTTTTTAGATAGGGTCTTCGGAGAACAAACAAGCAGAAACagacgaaaaaaagaaaaaaaaaaagaggaaaaagaacacaaaaaaaatggAGCTAGGAAGAGAAAATCGCGCGACGATATTGCGAGCCGAAAGAAAATACCGATGAGAGTGTGCGAGCGAGAGGAgtgtgcgcgtgtgtgtacGTAAATGTATGCATATTACTTTGAAggataacaaaaaaagaaaaaaaaaagggggaaaaTGTGTACTCGAAGAACCATTATCTGCCTACTTTACACACAGGACTGTAGCACATTTCGTgcagacacacacacacacacacacatacacgcaaaAACAGAGCCCATCCttatacacacacactcacaccAGATTTGtacagaaagaaagaaggggAGAGACGCACGCAATTGCGAGGGTGCATGCTTTTCGCTGCTCCTGTAACTATTATCGCATACACCCTATGTATGTCTCTGCTGTAGGGGCGTGCACTTGAATCGGTGGTCTTTTTAGAGTTACTTACGAGTAATGAAGAAACGGTTTGGTAAATAATTACTTCGCGATGCGGGGAAGCGATATCCCGAATTCGTAACGATTATCGTCCCTTATTTTTGATCAATAAACGATCTGTTTTGGGGATTTATGCCGAGCGAACCGACTCTTACTTCACCCATCCACTGCGACtctgaagagaaaaaaaaaaaaaaaaaactacaagGAAGAATGACCGTTGATTCAAGAAGACAAGgtacgtttctttttttatttttctcatttattaaaattattttcgttactggaaaaaatagattataccATCTATCGATCCCGTTCTTCGCGTGTAACGCAGCGAAGTGATCGAAcgaattttaacttatttacgATTACGTGCGAATTTTCTTTCGCAGCTTAGTAAGAAATATGTTCgacaaatagaaaagaaaaaaattcccaAATAAAACGAAGATATTGTTcagcaattacaaaaatgatcTCTACAGATctctttaaaattgttaaactatgaatgcatatatatataagttatcTAGAAGAAAAGAAGTGTCTTGGTCATTTCGGTGTCGATTATACGTCAAGTTTTACTTTGTATAACAATTCTATAATATCGCATTCTATAATTAGCATGGAACGTGCTTAGATTTGAATATCCTTAGAGTGTTGTCCGCTCCACCGGACATTATCAGCTCAGGATTCGACCAGTCGCAGCTAAGGACCTTGTCTTCGTGTCCCATGAGATCGAAGAGCGGTATCTTGAGGCtagaaaagaattattaatgcgattatataaattatatagcaGATAAGActaccattatttttttccaaaaaactGGATTTGCTGCGATTCACTGCAGCAAATATCCGAATATGTACGCAATctcaatatgaaaattttttaacaatttcatgatttaatatcaatttttaagtGGCAATCTTCTCGATCTCTAAAACGATTCTTAAACTTCTCGATGCAACTAAACGGAAATGTTTTTTTGCCATAGTTATGATTTGCGACCAACCTTCTTGTGTCCCAGAGTTTGACGATATTGTCATGTGCTCCCGAAATGAAGAGGTGTTCGTTCACCGTCGACCAGCGCACTGACATTACCCACTGCGTGTGAGAACTGAACTTCGCTTTCACAATTGTGCCctctaaaatacaaaattataaataaagaagacTGAAGAAATtacttcaaaaaaataaaaaattggacaAATTTTCTCCGTCcaagttaataattattttaattctacgagtaaaattgcatattttatgcttCATATTTAGAAGCTTCAAGTACCTGTAGATCTCGGATCGTACAGTCGCACATGTTGATCGGCCGATCCCGCTATCACAGCGCGCGCCAGCGGCGAATAATCTATACTGAAAAAGCACTTGTCGCCGTGGATCTCGTGCTTGATGCCGCCCAATTCGGAATCCCAAATCTTTATGGTGTGGTCCCACGAACCCGTGACAATCTCCGTTTTGTCGCACCACACAATCCCGCTGATCGCCTGCTTGTGTCCTTTCATCGCGCACTTTGGAACCTgcgtgtaaaataaatgtagtaATGCACAACGATAAATCGATTTGCTTTCATACATTGATAATAGTTCtcataaatcatattttggAATATTATCAGAATCCTCGGTACaagataaatcttttaatttaatgaaataacttCTATGTACCTTAGTTTTATTAGCGAACTCTGACTTTGCCTTTTTCGATGCGGATTCTCCATCATTGTCCTCCTCCTGTGTAGCTGCATTAACAAGAAAGGAAGTTCATTTCATTAATCAGCATTtgtattagtattattttctaatttccaAACTTTTTAAACCCTTTAAATCTACAAGAGCATTGTATCGTATAATGTTCATGTCTTGGAAACATGATTTAAGGACAAATTGggatttctttgaaaatattaattttctgttGCGAGGACACTTACACGTTGACCATATATACAGCATATTGTCCCAGGCACCAGTCGCCATTAACGTTTTGTCATGATTGATGCCAACCGCTTCAACACTTCCCTTGTGTCCTTTACAGATATGTACACATTCAACAGAATTCTTCGTTATATCCCAGTCCCATATCATGCACGTCTGATCCATCGATGAACTGCGTGTATACACATAATAATCTACTTCAAACTCGTTTATATTTGGTTAAGTGagcatatttgaaaaattatgtatgcaAAAGTTGCATATATGCAGCATGTAAACGATACGAAACTGCTATTACGTGATAAGCTACCTAACAAAAGAAGCCTTGTCGTCGTTAAGAGATATCCAGGCCACTGCTTTAACGGGAGATGTGTGTCCAGGAATCACAAGATGATGTTTGCCTTTCAATGTCCAAATATGAAGCATATTGTCATAAGAACCAGTAAGAATCCTAAGTGAAACAATTCACAGTATTAATgctcaattatatttaagatcaCTATGCATTTTTAGTTTTCACAATCACAAAACCAACCATTTTTTCCCACAACTGGCGACGGCTGACACCCAGTCATCATgtatcaaacaattttttggttCTGGTGAAGGATACTTCTCCACATATTCCACTTCTATCAACTCTTCTATAGAACCGCTTCTCTCCTGAATATGTTCCAGCAAAGAAGTACGCAGGAATTGCGAGCAGACCAGAAAATCAAACTCCACATCATCTTCGATAACATTTGATTCTGTGAATAATCATTTGATCTTCTAATGAAAATTGTCAGAATATGCCTAGCCACATGATTTGgatataattagataatgaaatcagatataaatttacttctGCGATTAGAAATTCGTTCAGAAATAAACAAAGTTAACAGTTTGAGATATTAAAGCAAACAGTTCTCATGTGGAGCTCCTCACCTTTCAGAAGTGTATTTACTATAGTGTTTAATTCATCGGGGATTATTGAGCTGTGCGTCGATAAAGGATAATTCGGTACTGCATATCTGAAATCGAAGAAAATCATACACAAAAACCGCAAATgaatacataaagaaaaagaaaaaaataatggtttACCGCTGCTGCTTGGttacaaaacaaatttgtatttgGGCGTCGTTCTCATTCGTATTCATCACTGATTTAGCctctgatttatttttaaggcGATGCTTTTTAACAGATTCAACTTCCATAGCGACTTTGCGACTGATTTTTCAGATTGATAGATTTAACCTCGTTTCTATCGCCACTGCCAACAATTTCAAACACTGTACTCACATGGCACGTGCGCTTACaagtttgttctttttagGTGCACTAGAACCGCACTAAAATACAGGCAtcgatcatgtaatttttccctAGAAACGGAAACATAACAAGTGAAAAGTTTCACGTGAATTCGATTAATGGAATTGTCGAATTCACGttaaattttcacttttcacattttcttagGAACGGAAAAGTGAAaacttttatgtaaatttgataattctaTTCGTGAACAATATTATGATGTgggaataaaacaaaaaattgcatccatatatattttaataataaacaagacagacttaaaatacattgtatataactatattacaaaattaaatcatttctccttaaataaaataaaattacactttgaagAACACCTAGAAGAAAAATGAGAACTTTATAACAATCAACAATGGGAACACAAATAtatcacagaaaaaaaatttgcttggATTTGCTTTCTGCAAAACGTAGTATTTGCACAGAATTATTAGATGCATAGTTCACCACATTGATATTAAGCAGCTTTGCAGATCTTTGTAGACTTCGTAGATGTTGTATAAATTTGGAAGTTTGATAAGctgtaaaacaaaaacaatattttaataatttcaatcagTCAACACTTTacaagaattataatatacttgtGTATCAGAAAAggttataatattaatcactGGTCAATCAGAAACACGGACCAATTTTCATCATTTCAATAAGTAcataaataaacttatatCAAAgacattacattaaaaaattttaaattagaaaaattatatatcaatgaaatataaataccatTATCTGTCGTCCTGCTAGAATATCTTGTTCTGATGAGCTGCAAGACaaagacaatattttaataatttcaattctttaacACATTACATGAATTAGTTACGTATCACACTCAGAAGaggttaaaaattaatcactgGTCAATCAGAAACACGGACCAATTTTCATCATTTCAATAAGTAcataaataaacttatatcaaaggtattacattaaaaaattttaaattagaaaaattatatatcaatgaaatataaataccatTATTTGTCATCCTGCTAAAACATCTTGTTCTGATGAGCTGcaagataaagaaaatattttaataatttcaattctttaacACATTACATGAACTAGTTATGTATCACATTCAGAGGaggttaaaaattaatcactgGTCAATCAGAAACACGGACCAATTTTCatcatttcaatatatacataaataaacttatattaAAGGCAttacattaaacaatttaaaattaggaaaattatatatcaataaaatataaataccatTATTAGTCGTCCTGCTAGAATATCTTGTTCTGATGAGCTGCAAGAtaaagacaatattttaataatttcaattctttaacACTTTACAGGAATTAGTTATGTATAACACTCAGAAGtggttaaaaattaatcactgATCAATCAGAAACACGGACCaattttcatcatttaaaGAACttgtataacaaatattacatcaAAGAATTTGAGATTAAAGAATcacttatattaataaaatgaaaacatttaataacgTAATGTTCGAGACACGTGGTCAGAAACGCGGACGTGATATCAACTTCCTTGAcgaacaaataattatgaatatacatGATAAGATCGACAGAagaatgaaatttaataaaaattatgataaattgtacaacaaaaattaaaagtttcttaCCATTTTGCCAcctttttacgattttttcaCACAAGGAAACACGCGTCCATCCGATCCCGATGAATGTAGATGAAATAAAACGAAAGCGGAAATCAGGTTCTCGCTTTGTAAAATAGGTtgtgttccgaaattcactgccagtactgaaaatctataatatacgtgacgtaaactatagattttcagtactagtagtgaatttcggaacacagCCATAAAAATCACTACTCGATTATTCTAATGTGCATGCGTGCAACCGAAAGCTGAAGGTAGAAATATTTGGACTATTCGTATAACGCATATGCAAACCCACATGAAAATTGACCCGTTCATTTTGATTGAAAATTGGATTTGAGTGCTTCGGTGCACACTGTCTGCACTAGCACGGCACCAGTGCAGttaaaaagaacaaatctCTTGTCACTGCGTACACCGGCAATATTGTATAtgttcatttatatataccgTTGCCCGAGGATCAATATTGTTATGGCGGAATAGAAGGAGCGGTTCCGCACGGTACGATAATTAACGGCGAGTCGAAAGAATGGTACATAGTGTATCACGCCGGTCGACAACGCGACGAAGATGCACTTATATAAGGCATTTTTATCCGGCGACGAAGTAACAAGAGTCGTATTAATGAAACGAGAGACTTCTTGTTGACAGAGGGTGGCATCCAGCGGGCCCCGAGAAACACGGGCGATCCTTGACAGCGTGAAACCGGGTGACAGACAGTACTCGCGACACTGCATCGACACAGATAGTCACCATGGCGAAGTATGATCGCGTAAACGCCGCCTTATCTAATTAGAATACACACACTGACAGTAGAGTGCAGTGGTCTTCCTCACGATAATGCAgtgtttattatttctctgACCCCATAATTGCATGCAACTGCGCAAAACAATTCTCCCCGTCCCTTGATCTTGAAATGAATGGCAGCAAACAATTTGGATGCAATCGTTTGTTTCGAGCATGCTTCTCTAGCGTACAAAGCTATTTGAGTTTGTTCTGGGCGCACTGACAAACTGAACGTTTGTATTTCACAGCATACACCATTTATAAACTTAATCTTATCTGTCCTGGTGTCTTATCGATTATTGGCACCACTTGATCATCAATTATTTGCTTATGAATAATTCACTTAGTCATGTACCAAAATTGAAACACATTTTGTAGAACACATCCTCTATGTTGCtctatgcatattttttacaatgaaagattttaagatataccTTCAGTCACTGTCAgagtatttaaataatttaattctggGTAAGCTGTGCAAAGGTTTAAGCTTAAGaatgaaaagcaaataattccTTATTgtgttacataataatttgacTATTTCCAAGAATTTGCTGTTGTATTTTAATacactaaatatatttataatatttttttttatatgtcaaTGTAtgcaaatgtttatatattataattgcaccattttttattttctaatgctGTCTATCATTAAAACTCCAATAAGTTTATTCTAAAGTTTGGAACACAATCTTTGTTTGCAGAGAAATGATGATAGTATTTGTTTACGACACTGCAAAGTGTTGTAAAGAGGAAGATGATCCTGCAGAAGCAGTTATGTACTTTCATCCGGCTTGGGTATCACTCACACAAAGACTGGCTTTGGCGGGGCAATTGATGGGTGTGTACCACTTTCTAACAACGTCGTTTTCAGCGCCACGCTCCATCACGTTGCAAGGTGGAAAGTTTATGTTGAAGAAGTTTGGGCAATATGTGTTGGTGAGTtgatgtgaaatattttattactattaaagATACAAGTGCAAAGCAACATGACTGAAAAGATACAATTTTGGAGTTAAATCAAAAGTTTTAGAAGGAGACAATTTAAAGCAaactaaaaacaaaatttatacacaaACAGATAGGCtaacatttctaatttatactaattattttatttatgggtgttacattaattaatgatcTGAAACaagaatatcaattttaatattttaactttgtgCTTGCACTTAACTTTTCagtttctcttttcttcatGATACATAAATGTCATTCTTCACACGTATTACTGTGTTTCTTGCTTGTTTGTGTCACTTAGCTGATAAAAGTTATCTTGTGACACAGTTATTAAATTGTGTTGCAGTATTTCCATCAAAAAAGTACTCCATCCATTTCCATCAAAAGTTTTGTACTTTACGAGTCAATGGTTGTTTATGAGATTTATGATTGACCTTTATGATTGACCATCATAAATTATCAGCATTGATTTGTTTTACTAGGCTGTGGGGACTGATAGAAATATACAGGACTGGATACTCGAGAGACGCGCCGACACTCTGGAATCCTTGCTGAAATTCTTTCACTGCGACCTCGCCAAGATACTGGAATCCCTCAATAACGATCGCAATAGATTCACTGAAAAATTGTATCAGATGTTTGAGACTTATCTGCCAATTCTTCAACACAGTGCCAATCTATTTTCCAACATTCCTATTATTAAACTTCCAAAGGTTAGATTGAAcgtaaatataaagtaaatataaacatatatagtttttatacatttctttttattagcTAATGAAAACGTGTCTTTCGTAGAGTGCCAGTAACATATTTCTGGAATCGATGCAAGTGCTACAGCATTGTCAAGAGATAAATGGTGTACTGGGCGGAGCATTGTTTTACAATAACAAGTACGACGAGTTCTGCAATGACAGGACACTCGATGAAATCAAATTTCTGCTTAGATATCGCTTTTTAACAttcattgttttaaaaattattctgctTTATTAGCTTTGCTCTTGATTTATCGTattctcattttcttttcaGGGTTGTCTCAACGCAGCTGGACGCAGATTTAACGAAACAAATTGTCATAACGGATCCTTACAGGATAAAGGTATATTCCACTACTGATgtttgaatataaatgtaattagaTGACATTTTCggatatattgatttttcttcGCGAGAAATTCATAGTTCACTAAATTTGTTGAAGGCTCCCGCGGAAAGGATATCCACGGAATTTCACTTGCCGATCGGTGTTCAATTGTTACAAGTGTACATAGAGCGAAAGCAGTTCACGAAGCTGATGCAAGAGACGAATAACGAGCGATATTACAATTCGTGTATAGATACGGTGACGAGAAAGATATTGCAGAGGAAAGTAAGTGCGCCTTGTGCGAACGCATCATCTTCCGTTAAAGTAATACAAACTGATCTCGCAAATCTGGATGGATTTTCTTAGAACATGTCTAAGAGCGGCGTCAAAGAGCCGCTCATCATGTCCGGCATGAAGCGGGATACGTCGCGTATCTTCACTGTTCCCGAGGAAGGCGAGTTGGATTCCACAAATTACCCACCGGCGCCGCAGTATGTGCCGTCGGTGCCGCTCGTGGGCAGCCACGAGTCGCCAATTAGGCGCAAGCAAGAGATGAAATCGGAGCGTGCCAAGAGCACCGCCATCGTGAATCCGCTCACGCCCAGCGTCTGCGCGACGCCGTTGAAGGATGTGGATCGGATACTGCTTGGCAATGCCATGCTCATCTGTTCGTCCGAGAGCGGCGGTGAGAACGACGAACATCGAAGCACGTCGAaagacaacgacgacgacatcCCGGACGTCGTGAAAGAAGCACTCAGGTGAAATATGAGGAATAATTCTGATACTTCTATGTGGAatagaaaaatctattttgtaacaatttcTCGATGCCGAAGTGACCTCATTTTGATTCTAAAACAGGTGCAAACGGCTGAACAAGTTGAGAAATACCACGTCGAAGGAGAAGCTGATGAAGAGGAAAGATCCCGACAGGAAGAGTGTGAGCCTGCCAGATTTGACATCATCAGTCAAGCAGCACCTAAACGGTATTCCTAGAACGTACCAACCGGAGCTGGATCAAATGTAATCAAATTCATGATTATTGAGTAATCAATAGTTTCGCTCAACACAAAACAATCGTGTCGAATAACACAGTTtaacaaaggaaaaaaaaagaatgcatCATTtcttacagtttttttttttatcgaagctTTTGCACAACTGTGTGATAGTTgaatattactataatttgtacaatcaatttaataaatcctATTGCTTTCAACAGATGCAAATTCAGCGAGGCTTCTCCGGATAATCTCGACTCGAACTCATCTCGGCGGACGCTCGGAAGAGGCAAGCGGCACTCGCGCACCATAACCGACCCCTGCTATCCTGTCTTCCGATCCGACGGTCTACCGGTCTCGCAGTCGTTGTACGAGCAGTACGTCGCCACGCACTGCGAGGAGCTGTGCGACGACGGCAACGACGGCAGCGTCCGCGGGCATCGCGGCGACGACGGCAGTTTTCAATTGAGGAATTTGTCCAGCGAGTTGACGAGCATAAAATTTCCCGCAAACAGCAGCGCGGTCGCGAAGGACGGTACGTTGTAGAGAAGCGTAGCAGTATTGAAAACGATATCTAACGCTCGAACGTGTTTTAATTGCGCGCGgtgtttgtttaaaatatgaacGTTTAGAACGCGCCAAGCCCGATCACTCGTACGAAAAGAGCAAGCAGGAGACGTACAAGAGATCGATGAGTCTGCCGTTGAAGCCGCTCAACGTCGTCACCGAGGTGCAGAACAGCGACGATTGGCGGAAATCGACGTCGGAGTGCGGCGGGAGCTCGTACGACTTCCCGCAGAGGCGGAAGCTGGACGGTCTGCAGTTGACGCCGCTGATGTCGAAACTGAGTCTGCTGGCCGACGAGCGGACCAGCGGGTTCTGCAGCCGCGAAACCACGCCGAGTGAGTTCCGCGATCTCTCGGGATTCTCCGGCGGTAtcacgacaacgacgacgacgacgacgacgacgacgaatcAGCTTATCAGGCAGAAGCTGGAGTCGGTCGAGAAGGAGACGAGCGACGGCGAGGACGAGCTGGACGAGGACTGGATCAACAAGGACGATTCTGCCGCCTGCCTCGAGAAGACCGAGCTGTTTCTCTGCGGTTATCAGAATATGGTATTGGTATTGCTGATGGAAAACGGCACCGCGAATAATCCGGACTTGATACACGCTTTGGTAAGTGCGCAAAAAAAGTTACATGTACTTCTTGAAATTTGTTGAACCGAATAGCGACAGTTATTTTGCACGCAAGTAAATTAAGaagaattatgttttaataaataagaaaattaattttccaacaaaaatcgatgaaagatttttaaataatgaaacgaaTACTTCAAATCTTCCCTCCTGTGTCGGTATTGTAAAGTTGCATTAGAGCGTAGTTGTAAGTAgtgtaaaatagttttattagaatagtaatatagataatttatttgatatagtGGCGCACTTGCGTAAGCACGTTAGATAAGCTTGAATCGCGACTGCAGCAATGTCTGGAACCCTTGCCGTCGACCGAAAACAAGGAGTTGTACAGTATTTTGAGCGTAGATCCGCAGTGGGACA
Above is a genomic segment from Linepithema humile isolate Giens D197 chromosome 6, Lhum_UNIL_v1.0, whole genome shotgun sequence containing:
- the LOC105673250 gene encoding ribosome biogenesis protein WDR12 homolog, whose translation is MEVESVKKHRLKNKSEAKSVMNTNENDAQIQICFVTKQQRYAVPNYPLSTHSSIIPDELNTIVNTLLKESNVIEDDVEFDFLVCSQFLRTSLLEHIQERSGSIEELIEVEYVEKYPSPEPKNCLIHDDWVSAVASCGKKWILTGSYDNMLHIWTLKGKHHLVIPGHTSPVKAVAWISLNDDKASFVSSSMDQTCMIWDWDITKNSVECVHICKGHKGSVEAVGINHDKTLMATGAWDNMLYIWSTSTQEEDNDGESASKKAKSEFANKTKVPKCAMKGHKQAISGIVWCDKTEIVTGSWDHTIKIWDSELGGIKHEIHGDKCFFSIDYSPLARAVIAGSADQHVRLYDPRSTEGTIVKAKFSSHTQWVMSVRWSTVNEHLFISGAHDNIVKLWDTRSLKIPLFDLMGHEDKVLSCDWSNPELIMSGGADNTLRIFKSKHVPC
- the HPS4 gene encoding uncharacterized protein HPS4 isoform X2 — its product is MMIVFVYDTAKCCKEEDDPAEAVMYFHPAWVSLTQRLALAGQLMGVYHFLTTSFSAPRSITLQGGKFMLKKFGQYVLAVGTDRNIQDWILERRADTLESLLKFFHCDLAKILESLNNDRNRFTEKLYQMFETYLPILQHSANLFSNIPIIKLPKSASNIFLESMQVLQHCQEINGVLGGALFYNNKVVSTQLDADLTKQIVITDPYRIKAPAERISTEFHLPIGVQLLQVYIERKQFTKLMQETNNERYYNSCIDTVTRKILQRKNMSKSGVKEPLIMSGMKRDTSRIFTVPEEGELDSTNYPPAPQYVPSVPLVGSHESPIRRKQEMKSERAKSTAIVNPLTPSVCATPLKDVDRILLGNAMLICSSESGGENDEHRSTSKDNDDDIPDVVKEALRCKRLNKLRNTTSKEKLMKRKDPDRKSVSLPDLTSSVKQHLNGIPRTYQPELDQICKFSEASPDNLDSNSSRRTLGRGKRHSRTITDPCYPVFRSDGLPVSQSLYEQYVATHCEELCDDGNDGSVRGHRGDDGSFQLRNLSSELTSIKFPANSSAVAKDERAKPDHSYEKSKQETYKRSMSLPLKPLNVVTEVQNSDDWRKSTSECGGSSYDFPQRRKLDGLQLTPLMSKLSLLADERTSGFCSRETTPSEFRDLSGFSGGITTTTTTTTTTTNQLIRQKLESVEKETSDGEDELDEDWINKDDSAACLEKTELFLCGYQNMVLVLLMENGTANNPDLIHALWRTCVSTLDKLESRLQQCLEPLPSTENKELYSILSVDPQWDTVQRFGLWGVTELDIVSCLHDRFTRANSLTDIIVRTEDTVVYGNQCGGVEVFYQQAVAPGAFAALPTPTDLMGIVALKAKRRLERDHGIVLL
- the HPS4 gene encoding uncharacterized protein HPS4 isoform X1 — its product is MAKEMMIVFVYDTAKCCKEEDDPAEAVMYFHPAWVSLTQRLALAGQLMGVYHFLTTSFSAPRSITLQGGKFMLKKFGQYVLAVGTDRNIQDWILERRADTLESLLKFFHCDLAKILESLNNDRNRFTEKLYQMFETYLPILQHSANLFSNIPIIKLPKSASNIFLESMQVLQHCQEINGVLGGALFYNNKVVSTQLDADLTKQIVITDPYRIKAPAERISTEFHLPIGVQLLQVYIERKQFTKLMQETNNERYYNSCIDTVTRKILQRKNMSKSGVKEPLIMSGMKRDTSRIFTVPEEGELDSTNYPPAPQYVPSVPLVGSHESPIRRKQEMKSERAKSTAIVNPLTPSVCATPLKDVDRILLGNAMLICSSESGGENDEHRSTSKDNDDDIPDVVKEALRCKRLNKLRNTTSKEKLMKRKDPDRKSVSLPDLTSSVKQHLNGIPRTYQPELDQICKFSEASPDNLDSNSSRRTLGRGKRHSRTITDPCYPVFRSDGLPVSQSLYEQYVATHCEELCDDGNDGSVRGHRGDDGSFQLRNLSSELTSIKFPANSSAVAKDERAKPDHSYEKSKQETYKRSMSLPLKPLNVVTEVQNSDDWRKSTSECGGSSYDFPQRRKLDGLQLTPLMSKLSLLADERTSGFCSRETTPSEFRDLSGFSGGITTTTTTTTTTTNQLIRQKLESVEKETSDGEDELDEDWINKDDSAACLEKTELFLCGYQNMVLVLLMENGTANNPDLIHALWRTCVSTLDKLESRLQQCLEPLPSTENKELYSILSVDPQWDTVQRFGLWGVTELDIVSCLHDRFTRANSLTDIIVRTEDTVVYGNQCGGVEVFYQQAVAPGAFAALPTPTDLMGIVALKAKRRLERDHGIVLL